One Oncorhynchus masou masou isolate Uvic2021 chromosome 18, UVic_Omas_1.1, whole genome shotgun sequence DNA window includes the following coding sequences:
- the LOC135504319 gene encoding uncharacterized protein LOC135504319 isoform X1: MEEIRPLLSNQPWEGSDLPSPNLRPRHQELIPTPCGPIKPWSELSCLVKLYFCFTIASLLALLALTLTNIYRQSMATYSYEDDFTVSLIQLVGILFCIYYITRGILQENRQELIVFVLSVLVVMMRSVVNFMVLPLQDRKDLLLVRFVCILCVGVVHVLCATLLIQRPNMMAFRVGGALESFQEQYFLINLCFSMVTFDLQAQLCLCILIMTSGTTMSFTNSIILGFGVVWACLTAAMGAIAVLKEAKQLVWVFVLLNVPEVAYFVYLMYRISVHWGQDKTYTLEAAAVTGAGISVLIKGVLFWSLFRLARSFGQGLRERMFSPDKQ, from the exons ATGGAAGAGATACG TCCACTGTTGAGCAATCAGCCGTGGGAGGGCTCAGATCTCCCATCCCCAAACCTGAGACCAAGGCACCAGGAACTGATCCCAACGCCATGTGGCCCG ATAAAGCCTTGGTCAGAGCTGTCATGCTTGGTGAAGCTTTACTTCTGCTTCACCATCGCCTCTCTACTGGCACTATTGGCCCTCACACTGACAAACATCTACAGGCAAAGCATGGCAACGTACAGCTATGAGGACGACTTCACTGTATCTCTCATCCAACTGGTTGGAATTT TGTTCTGCATATACTACATCACCAGGGGAATCCTACAGGAGAACAGGCAGGAGTTGATagtgtttgtcctcagtgtgtTGGTGGTCATGATGCGCTCTGTGGTCAACTTCATGGTGCTTCCTCTCCAGGATAGAAAGGACCTGCTTCTG GTGCGGTTTGTGTGCATCCTGTGTGTGGGCGTGGTCCATGTCCTGTGCGCCACTCTGCTCATCCAAAGGCCCAACATGATGGCCTTCCGGGTGGGCGGAGCTCTGGAGAGTTTCCAGGAGCAGTACTTCCTGATCAACCTGTGCTTCTCCATGGTCACCTTTGACCTACAGGCCCAG CTGTGCCTTTGCATACTGATTATGACGTCAGGTACAACCATGTCCTTCACGAACAGCATCATCCTGGGCTTTGGAGTGGTCTGGGCATGCCTTACCGCAGCCATGGGGGCTATCGCA GTTTTAAAAGAAGCCAAGCAGCTGGTTTGGGTCTTTGTCCTTCTTAATGTGCCGGAGGTGGCCTACTTTGTGTACCTGATGTACAGG ATCAGTGTACACTGGGGGCAGGATAAGACGTATACATTGGAGGCTGCTGCTGTGACTGGAGCTGGGATCTCAGTGCTGATCAAAGGCGTGCTTTTCTGGTCTCTCTTCAGATTGGCGCGCAGCTTCGGCCAGGGcctgagggagagga
- the LOC135504319 gene encoding uncharacterized protein LOC135504319 isoform X2: MEEIRPLLSNQPWEGSDLPSPNLRPRHQELIPTPCGPIKPWSELSCLVKLYFCFTIASLLALLALTLTNIYRQSMATYSYEDDFTVSLIQLVGILFCIYYITRGILQENRQELIVFVLSVLVVMMRSVVNFMVLPLQDRKDLLLLCLCILIMTSGTTMSFTNSIILGFGVVWACLTAAMGAIAVLKEAKQLVWVFVLLNVPEVAYFVYLMYRISVHWGQDKTYTLEAAAVTGAGISVLIKGVLFWSLFRLARSFGQGLRERMFSPDKQ; the protein is encoded by the exons ATGGAAGAGATACG TCCACTGTTGAGCAATCAGCCGTGGGAGGGCTCAGATCTCCCATCCCCAAACCTGAGACCAAGGCACCAGGAACTGATCCCAACGCCATGTGGCCCG ATAAAGCCTTGGTCAGAGCTGTCATGCTTGGTGAAGCTTTACTTCTGCTTCACCATCGCCTCTCTACTGGCACTATTGGCCCTCACACTGACAAACATCTACAGGCAAAGCATGGCAACGTACAGCTATGAGGACGACTTCACTGTATCTCTCATCCAACTGGTTGGAATTT TGTTCTGCATATACTACATCACCAGGGGAATCCTACAGGAGAACAGGCAGGAGTTGATagtgtttgtcctcagtgtgtTGGTGGTCATGATGCGCTCTGTGGTCAACTTCATGGTGCTTCCTCTCCAGGATAGAAAGGACCTGCTTCTG CTGTGCCTTTGCATACTGATTATGACGTCAGGTACAACCATGTCCTTCACGAACAGCATCATCCTGGGCTTTGGAGTGGTCTGGGCATGCCTTACCGCAGCCATGGGGGCTATCGCA GTTTTAAAAGAAGCCAAGCAGCTGGTTTGGGTCTTTGTCCTTCTTAATGTGCCGGAGGTGGCCTACTTTGTGTACCTGATGTACAGG ATCAGTGTACACTGGGGGCAGGATAAGACGTATACATTGGAGGCTGCTGCTGTGACTGGAGCTGGGATCTCAGTGCTGATCAAAGGCGTGCTTTTCTGGTCTCTCTTCAGATTGGCGCGCAGCTTCGGCCAGGGcctgagggagagga
- the LOC135504320 gene encoding solute carrier family 35 member E2A-like, with translation MASNSRAGRHSLWWFLSPFRSRQERVVLARSESMPGEHVLKITITETTVIEADSGVWNSKSLVYLGLWYFFSFCTLFLNKYILSLLEGEPSMLGAVQMVSTTIIGFLKMYVPCCLYQHKSRTEYPPNFLMIMLFVGLMRFTSVVLGLVSLKNVAVSFAETVKSSAPIFTVIMSRLILGEYTGMWVNLSLFPVMAGLALCTATEISFNMLGFSAALSTNIMDCLQNVFSKKLLSGDTYKFSPPELQFYTSAAAVIMLIPAWVFLMDLPVIGKSERSFSWSQDIVLLLLFDGVLFHLQSVTAYALMGRISPVTFSVASTVKHAMSIWLSIIVFSNHITVLSAAGTALVFVGVLLYNKAKQFQRDTLQALAQAQDQHNKPLLQDHELKASDRYTPQENKGGETKEVCSF, from the exons ATGGCGTCCAACAGTCGGGCTGGAAGACATTCCCTGTGGTGGTTTCTCTCGCCGTTCCGGAGCAGGCAGGAGCGTGTGGTGCTGGCACGCAGCGAGAGCATGCCGGGGGAACACGTGCTGAAGATCACCATCACAGAGACTACTGTGATCGAGGCAGACTCGGGGGTGTGGAACTCTAAGTCGCTGGTCTACCTGGGTCTGTGGTACTTCTTCAGCTTCTGCACACTGTTCCTCAACAAGTACATCCTGTCTCTGCTGGAGGGGGAGCCCAGCATGCTGG GCGCTGTTCAAATGGTCTCCACCACCATCATAGGCTTTCTGAAGATGTATGTGCCTTGCTGCCTATACCAGCACAAGTCCAGGACTGAGTACCCCCCCAACTTCctcatgatcatgctgtttgtggGGCTCATGAG GTTCACTAGTGTGGTGCTGGGACTGGTGAGCCTGAAGAATGTGGCGGTCTCCTTTGCTGAGACGGTGAAGAGCTCCGCGCCCATCTTCACTGTCATCATGTCTAGGCTGATCCTAGGGGAATACACAG GGATGTGGGTGAACCTGTCCCTTTTTCCTGTCATGGCTGGCCTGGCCCTCTGCACTGCAACAGAGATCAGTTTTAATATGCTGGGCTTCTCTGCGGCTCTCTCCACCAACATCATGGACTG TTTACAGAATGTTTTTTCAAAGAAGCTACTAAGTGGAGACACATACAAATTCAG CCCTCCAGAACTGCAGTTCTACACCAGTGCAGCTGCAGTCATTATGCTAATACCTGCCTGGGTCTTCCTCATG GACCTTCCAGTGATTGGGAAAAGTGAGCGTTCGTTCAGCTGGAGTCAAGACATCGTTCTGCTGCTGCTGTTTGATGGGGTCCTGTTCCACCTGCAGAGTGTCACCGCCTACGCCCTCATGGGACGCATCTCTCCCGTCACCTTTAG TGTTGCCAGCACAGTGAAGCACGCCATGTCTATCTGGCTGAGTATCATTGTGTTCAGTAACCACATCACGGTGCTCAGCGCCGCCGGCACGGCCCTGGTTTTTGTTGGTGTGCTGCTGTACAACAAGGCCAAGCAGTTTCAGAGAGACACGTTACAGGCCCTGGCCCAGGCTCAGGACCAACACAACAAACCACTTCTGCAGGACCACGAGCTCAAAGCATCGGACCGATACACTCCCCAGGAGAACAAAGGGGGAGAGACCAAAGAGGTCTGTTCTTTTTAA